The following are encoded together in the Leuconostoc mesenteroides subsp. mesenteroides ATCC 8293 genome:
- a CDS encoding MFS transporter, producing the protein MIKDKYSSNMFKLAFLSISLLLTSTASISITIPKMQQTFANQSATAVEALVTASNITVMIFVLLSPFIVRVFGTRKTVLTGLFLAGVSGVVPMFSDNYFLVYISRLVLGAGLGMFNSLAVSLINDFWSGDTRNKMLGFQSAVQSVGQTVTTFIAGILVNYNWHYSYSIYFLALVSFILFLVYVPDTTTKDDLVTNEVVEKPKQSINSYVLFSSFGLLISFALLMAVFLKSAGFVVEEKFENASFIGTALSVYTLVGFLGSLLYGYIVKITKQYTFSLSYAIIGISFLIVALAPNMFVITLGMAIGGIGGSVFLPIAFGTILEKAPANSGNLAISIAMVGTNLGTYLSPYLLATLGNLFGNNTSKFSIIIAGVLMLVLAVFYFFIRNIFKQANEVGELQN; encoded by the coding sequence ATGATTAAAGATAAATATTCATCAAATATGTTTAAACTAGCATTCTTATCAATTTCATTATTATTGACTTCAACTGCGTCAATTTCAATTACAATTCCAAAAATGCAACAAACATTTGCCAATCAAAGTGCAACTGCTGTTGAAGCGTTAGTTACGGCATCTAATATTACGGTTATGATTTTCGTGCTACTGAGCCCTTTTATTGTAAGAGTTTTTGGAACTAGAAAAACAGTTTTAACTGGCTTATTCTTGGCAGGAGTTTCAGGTGTAGTGCCTATGTTCTCTGATAACTATTTTCTTGTATATATTTCTCGATTGGTTTTAGGTGCTGGCTTGGGAATGTTTAACTCATTAGCTGTCAGTTTGATTAATGACTTTTGGAGTGGAGATACACGCAATAAAATGCTAGGTTTTCAAAGTGCTGTTCAAAGTGTAGGTCAAACTGTAACAACATTTATTGCAGGAATTTTGGTTAATTACAATTGGCATTATTCGTATAGTATTTACTTCTTAGCATTAGTTTCGTTCATTCTGTTTTTGGTTTATGTACCAGATACGACTACTAAGGATGACTTAGTCACAAATGAAGTGGTTGAAAAACCTAAACAAAGTATTAATAGTTATGTTTTGTTTTCATCGTTTGGTTTGCTGATCTCGTTTGCGTTATTAATGGCTGTATTCCTAAAGTCAGCTGGATTTGTTGTTGAAGAAAAATTTGAAAATGCTTCGTTTATTGGAACGGCATTATCAGTCTATACTTTGGTCGGATTTTTAGGTAGTTTGCTCTATGGCTATATTGTGAAAATAACGAAGCAATATACTTTCTCATTGAGTTATGCGATTATTGGCATATCTTTCTTGATAGTTGCACTAGCACCTAACATGTTCGTCATTACTCTGGGTATGGCTATTGGTGGTATTGGCGGATCGGTATTTCTACCGATAGCATTTGGTACAATCTTGGAAAAAGCGCCAGCAAATTCAGGAAATTTGGCGATTTCTATCGCTATGGTTGGTACAAACTTAGGTACCTATTTATCGCCATATTTGCTAGCAACATTAGGTAATTTATTTGGTAACAATACTTCTAAATTCTCAATCATTATTGCAGGCGTATTAATGCTTGTGTTAGCTGTATTTTATTTCTTCATAAGGAACATATTTAAGCAAGCTAATGAGGTGGGAGAACTACAAAATTAG
- a CDS encoding beta-glucosidase, with protein sequence MSTEFNLSFVQGLTVREKAELVTGKDFWFTAENIENDIPKIMVTDGPSGLRKQASSADALGLNQSVEAIAFPSSALMASSFNVDMLYQLGQNLGTASRAENVSVLLGPGINIKRSPLAGRNFEYFSEDPYLTGELGSAYVKGVQSQGVGVSVKHFAANNREDQRFTSSSNVDERALREIYLLAFEKIVKEAHPATLMCSYNAINGVLNSQNYRLLTEILRNEWGYTGVVMSDWGAVADNIASLKAGLDLEMPGNGAYSIDRIVSAVQNGQLEESKLDISVLRVLALVEKFRVSEDDSTDYDKNNQHEFARKAAEDSIALLKNDDDVLPIKQTEKIALIGELAQNPRYQGGGSSHVNAYKVVTPHEVASNSDYNVTYTAGYSLSEEKGNLDLEQQAESIAELSDKIIFFAGVPEQDESEGFDKKTIDLPENQVNLIQKLSAINPNIIVVLQNGSAVATPWRNKVKAIVETYLAGEAVGEATWNILTGQTNPSGKLAETFPEKIEDTPAYGTFNASVDEENYHEGIFVGYRHYDLKRKEVAFPFGHGLSYTDFKYDDLEIVANTKKHVTGKIKITNVGSIYGKETAQIYIQNLESRVEKPRQELKAFVKVGLNPGESKTVEFFLDRRSFAWYNVKKSIWQVDQGDYNLKIGSSSRDIRLEKTVSLEMGTTNNRPISGDTYISEIINRDGLHESLVASGLQTAIESISASDSNRELMENLPLRAIIMIGANVDQVNKFIELANN encoded by the coding sequence ATGAGCACAGAATTTAATTTATCCTTTGTACAAGGGCTAACCGTTCGTGAAAAAGCAGAATTAGTAACGGGGAAAGATTTCTGGTTTACCGCGGAAAATATTGAAAATGATATACCAAAAATCATGGTAACAGATGGTCCTTCAGGATTGCGAAAACAAGCAAGTAGTGCAGACGCACTAGGCTTGAATCAAAGTGTGGAAGCCATTGCTTTTCCAAGTTCAGCTTTGATGGCTAGTTCATTTAATGTGGACATGCTTTATCAATTAGGTCAAAATCTTGGAACAGCATCTAGAGCTGAAAATGTGTCAGTTTTATTGGGGCCAGGTATTAATATTAAGCGTTCTCCATTGGCAGGAAGAAATTTTGAATATTTTTCCGAAGATCCATATCTAACTGGAGAACTAGGAAGCGCTTATGTGAAGGGCGTGCAATCGCAAGGTGTTGGCGTGAGTGTCAAGCACTTTGCAGCCAATAATCGAGAAGATCAACGTTTTACCTCGTCCTCGAATGTTGATGAACGTGCTTTACGTGAGATATACTTGCTGGCTTTTGAAAAGATTGTCAAAGAGGCACATCCAGCAACGTTAATGTGCTCTTACAACGCGATTAATGGTGTGCTCAATTCTCAAAATTATCGTTTGTTAACCGAAATACTGCGTAATGAATGGGGATATACTGGCGTCGTTATGTCAGATTGGGGAGCAGTAGCCGATAATATTGCTTCGCTAAAAGCAGGTTTAGACTTAGAAATGCCTGGAAATGGTGCATATTCGATTGATAGAATTGTATCTGCTGTCCAAAATGGTCAGCTAGAAGAATCAAAATTGGATATCTCAGTATTACGCGTACTGGCGTTGGTTGAAAAGTTCCGTGTTAGCGAAGATGATAGTACGGATTATGATAAGAATAATCAACATGAGTTTGCTCGAAAAGCAGCAGAGGATAGCATTGCTTTACTAAAAAACGATGACGATGTTTTACCAATTAAACAAACTGAAAAAATTGCATTAATTGGTGAACTAGCCCAGAATCCAAGATATCAAGGTGGCGGTAGTTCACATGTAAATGCATACAAAGTTGTTACGCCACATGAGGTTGCAAGCAACAGTGATTACAATGTTACTTATACTGCAGGGTATAGCCTATCTGAAGAAAAAGGTAATTTAGATTTAGAACAGCAAGCAGAATCTATTGCTGAGTTGAGTGACAAAATCATTTTCTTTGCTGGTGTCCCAGAACAAGATGAGTCAGAAGGATTTGACAAAAAAACCATTGATTTGCCGGAAAATCAAGTCAATTTGATTCAAAAGCTATCAGCAATTAATCCTAATATAATTGTTGTTCTTCAAAATGGATCAGCGGTTGCAACACCTTGGAGAAATAAGGTAAAAGCAATTGTAGAAACTTATTTAGCCGGCGAAGCTGTCGGTGAGGCGACATGGAATATTCTTACTGGTCAAACAAATCCGTCAGGTAAATTAGCAGAAACTTTTCCTGAAAAAATTGAAGACACACCGGCATACGGTACGTTCAATGCTAGTGTAGATGAAGAAAATTACCATGAAGGAATATTTGTTGGTTATCGGCATTATGATTTAAAGAGGAAAGAGGTTGCGTTTCCATTTGGACATGGATTAAGCTATACAGATTTTAAGTATGACGATTTGGAAATAGTAGCTAATACGAAAAAGCATGTCACGGGTAAAATCAAAATAACCAATGTGGGCTCAATATATGGCAAAGAAACAGCTCAAATCTATATTCAAAATCTAGAAAGCCGTGTTGAGAAACCTCGTCAAGAATTAAAAGCATTTGTTAAAGTCGGACTCAATCCAGGAGAAAGTAAAACTGTCGAATTTTTCTTAGATCGGAGAAGTTTTGCTTGGTATAACGTGAAAAAAAGTATCTGGCAAGTTGATCAAGGTGACTATAATCTAAAAATAGGTAGTTCTTCGCGCGATATTAGATTAGAAAAAACGGTTTCTTTAGAAATGGGCACGACAAATAATCGTCCGATCAGCGGAGACACTTATATTAGCGAAATCATTAACCGAGATGGTTTACATGAATCACTCGTGGCGTCTGGTTTACAAACAGCGATTGAAAGTATTAGTGCGTCTGATAGTAATCGAGAGCTAATGGAAAACTTGCCACTGCGGGCAATTATTATGATCGGAGCAAATGTAGATCAAGTGAACAAGTTCATTGAACTAGCAAATAATTAA